Part of the Poecilia reticulata strain Guanapo linkage group LG2, Guppy_female_1.0+MT, whole genome shotgun sequence genome is shown below.
AGTGCCTCACAGATATATTCACATCCATCAGTCTTAACAATTTTGTCAAAGTGCAACCACACACTTTTGTACTGGCCAACAAATGGGAGAGTGATTGTGAAGAGACTATttctaacaaattaaaatatgaaacatctGGTATGCATTATTTTAAGTATCTTGTGTCAATATTTGGTAGAATTCCCtccagtttacatttttatgttactaATGTCTACTTTGTCAATGTATTAATATCATAAACACTATCATGCTTCATAATAAAGAAAAGACGTACAGATCTGTACATTAttcaaaatccatccatccattttctttacacccttgtccctcagtggggtcgggaggggttctggttcctctccagctaacagaggcggggttcaccctggacaggtcgccagtctatcgcagggcaacacagagacacacaggacaggGRcaatttagacagaccaattaattTAACAGTAATGTTTATGGGACTCGCTGTTtatggactgtgggaggaaaccggagtacctggagaaaacccacacatgctcagggagaacatgcaaacttcttgctgcaaggcaacagctcttccaactgcgccactgtgcaacccTAGTATTCAAAATATTAccctaaaataataatttatttcgTTCCACAGCGGAGAAGCTGGAGCATACCGggtgttttaatttatgtattagATCTACAGGTAACCAAACTCAACCATCAACAATAAATGCATCTCACTTAGACTGTGTCCTACATCCACTCACACCAGTGTTTTTACTgctaatttaaaagtttgacTGTGATTGTGCTTCAGCTATTATGCTCTTGGTAGAAAATACGGGTAATGGGAGAAAACCTAAAGGAGAAGAGAACACAAGGTCAAAGGTTTTaatcgtctttttttttattaatctgccATAAACATCGCCTTTTCTCGGTGTCCATTGCCGTGTTGTCTGGGAAAATMGTGTAGTGTGAACTGTGCTTGGAACTTAACATTaggactttatttatttattcgtttttcttattttacgtttttatttttttatttttttgaaaattgccACTTTTGTCATATGTCAAAACATACGCGTCATGACCGGAAGTGAAAGTTTAAAAGCACTtccatttaaagtttaaaggtaCATAAGTTTTTGGCAGTGAAAATCAAATGGAGACCTGAATATTAAGAATAAGTTGTTTACGCAAAAGACGCTGTTTGCTcatattttaaatcagaattaaattctaatttattttcgTGTYGCGCAGGCACCACTTTTTCAGCGTCACGTCGTATTGACAGTTCATATTTGAAATTCTGGCGCACAGATGGAGCACATACCTCCTGTACCGATTTTATTTCTCCTGTTGGGAATCTTTAATAAAGGTAAGATCAGAACATTTGTCTTTCACAACCTTATTCTAAAATGTAGCAGTTTTGGACAGTTTTGTtattaaaaacgtttttaacttttgtttatttatatcatgttttaaaatgaaagtaaacagCAGACATATCTTTGTGGGAATAGAACGTCTCTTTTATTTGTTATAGCACGTAAAGGTTTTCATGTTCTGcattttgtcctatttcaaacacaaactcaaacatATAATGCAAAAGATATTTTATagatcaaaatctgaaaaagtgtggcatacatttCTGTTGAAGCTGCTTTACTTTATTATCCCTACAATACAATAAAGAGAAACTTATTGCATTAGAAGTAAAAGTGAAATATGTGGTGTCAACTGGTTTTTAGCAGTTAGTTAAAACTTGCCCTTTAATGACttgtgcaaattatttttttgcccaCTTTTACTATCAGAATAGCTCATTCATGCTCCAAATATTGCATATCAACAACATTTAACTCTATTAAACTATTGAAGTTTGTGACTGTGATATGACAAAGTGAAAcatctaaagcaggggtgttcaaagtccgactttggacacccctgatctaaagtATATGAATCGTTTTGCAAGTATTGTAGTGTTGTCATAAAAGCCACATACAGGTCACCTGATCTCCTTCATTCAGGTCTAGCAGCTGTGATCCAAACCCAGCAGACGGTGTTAGCAGCAGTAGGAGAAGATGCTCCTCTCAGCTGTCAGCTGCTGGAAACTAAAGACGTCCAGCAGGTCACCTGGCAGAAGGTCTTGGAGAAAACAGARAGGAATATTGGTTCCTACAGCCAGTATTTTGGTGAAACAGTGAATGATGGATTTAAAGATAAAGTTCAGTTTACAGAAGCTGGACTGCAGAAGAACTCTATAGTTATCAGGAACGTTACAGAGGACGATGCAGGATGTTATCTCTGTCTGTTCAACACATATCCTGATGGAGCTCTGACAGCTGCAACCTGTCTGACAGTTTATGGTGAGAACCTTAGTATCATAGAGTTAACTTCTATAACTAGATGTTGATGCTGACCTCTGTTCTCTCCACAGAGCTGCATGGACCCTTCATTAACATCAGAAACTCTCCTCCATGGTCTGTTGTGACCTGTTCAGACACAGGTCAATCTGCTCCCATGGTAACACTGACTGTTCTCCATCAGAATCTCAGCTTCTCCCACTACAACACCAGCAGAGAGATCAACACTAACGGTACCGTCACCGTCACCACTACAGCTCTGCTCTCAGCTCTCAGCAGCACACAGGTTGGATGTTCAGTATCAGTGGACTCTGCTGCTCTGAGAGAGCGACTGGTCACAGTTCCTGGACTCAAAAAGATGCCTGATTATGGTAAGAAACTTTCTAAAACTCTAAGTTTATAGACTAATCATCAGTTTGGGATTCTCAAGCTTTCTTTCTTTGACAGAGTTTAAGAAACAATCTAATTTACGTCCTGATGAGAGTCAGGAGGCTAAAGATCTGAGTAAGTTTTCTTGTCTAAACGTTTGATTACTGTTTTCTGTGCTGATCCGTTaagcttttctcttctttttctcaaagaaaTCCCCTTGATCCTTGGAATTGTCGCTGGAATAGTTTTGACTTGTTGTGGTGTTGCAATCATCGCCCTCTGgagacataaaaatgtcaaaaacaggTAATTTTCTTCATTAGCCATTTTAATCCATGCCATATAAAAAGCCTCTTAAATTCTGATGGCTTTTCTGTTAACAGAGACGATGAGAATAACAAAACATCACCAAGACAAGAACCAATGGGCAGGTGAGAACAATTTGtaacagaacaaacattttctgtttgagtttGATAATAGATCTGTTCATTCTAAATCTAAAAACCTTTCTTAGGTTAAGATTTCACCTTAGTTTAGTCAGTTTATGAAGTTAtgccttatatatatatatatgtgagGAGTACTTTGTATTCctcatatatataaatatgtacagtgaaatttaatgtaatatgaagattttatttgcagatttgcattttaaagctttttctcAATGCAGATGACAATGAAATGGTGCTCTTTTTTCCAAAGACATCACAAATTCTCCACTTTAGGGAGTCATGATGCTTGAGGTTAATTCCTCTCATtggaatttctttttaagatctACTAGCATGtcttatttatttgcataatcaggtcttttaattaaatataattttatgtcATGCTGCCTGCCTGGGCCAGGTCTCCTTTGGAAATTAGGCTAACKTCTGCTGGGGGTTATCagatttatattaatatttacttgatttgatattcaaaattgtttttacagGAACATGACACCTTTAATGAAGCTGACGAATGAGGTTAAACAGCGACTTTCTACCAAGAAAAGTCCAGAAAGCAACAACCTTAAAACACTTCCTTCAGCggcaaaaaaactgattttttgcCGCTGACCTGACAGATTGACATGAGAGCTAAAGATCCGGTTGATCATTCAAATTGCTTGAAAACTGAATGGATCCCATTTGGAGATCTATTTGGTTGGATAAACTAAACTCTAATACTGTTTGtctttccttctaattcatgtaaagtattttgaattgcctttttgctgaaaatgtactgtataaataaaatcacctaaTCTCAAGACATGTGTAAAGCTGTTCTGTACTTTCTCTTTCTATTGATTTTTGTCGTCCTAAAGGAAAGGAATGCATTTTGTATGTGTAGTTACAGCTTATTCGCttaattgctttaatttttttcttcctgatgtCTGGTAACCAGCAGAACAACCTGTTTAAATTACCATATTGTGAAATCCTCTACTCCTTTACCCATTTAGGGTATAaagatttttatctttgagATAAGTTCAACcatgaaatgcatttttctttcttttaggaACATTTACCTTAACTTCATGTTTCAAAGGAACATGTTTCAAAAGAAGATTCATTTAACAGCCCTTTTGAGTTACTGCtaagcaaaataaacacatttgcaCTGTCAAAGTATatccttgttttctttgcatgtattattttgacttgaCTGCACATACATTTCctttaattctttatttctctgtaatatattttgtttgtacGCTGTGATCAAAGAGGCTCTGGACGTGCCTTTAAAAACTGCACCTGATAAGAAagtaattcaaagaaaaaaatgagtgaTGAATTTGGTGYGACGCATATATCTAACATATGGGCGCAGGCGTCATCACGTCACTCCRRACACACCTGTCTGTTTCCGCCCAGCTCGAAATAAACGAGCAGAACAGGAAGTCTGGAGACTTCCTAAAAGACAGCAAAATGTCTCATCCTGTTATAACCATCTGTTTTTTCATCACCACCNNNNNNNNNNNNNNNNNNNNNNNNNNNNNNNNNNNNNNNNNNNNNNNNNNNNNNNNNNNNNNNNNNNNNNNNNNNNNNNNNNNNNNNNNNNNNNNNNNNNNNNNNNNNNNNNNNNNNNNNNNNNNNNNNNNNNNNNNNNNNNNNNNNNNNNNNNNNNNNNNNNNNNNNNNNNNNNNNNNNNNNNNNNNNNNNNNNNNNNNNNNNNNNNNNNNNNNNNNNNNNNNNNNNNNNNNNNNNNNNNNNNNNNNNNNNNNNNNNNNNNNNNNNNNNNNNNNNNNNNNNNNNNNNNNNNNNNNNNNNNNNNNNNNNNNNNNNNNNNNNNNNNNNNNNNNNNNNNNNNNNNNNNNNNNNNNNNNNNNNNNNNNNNNNNNNNNNNNNNNNNNNNNNNNNNNNNNNNNNNNNNNNNNNNNNNNNNNNNNNNNNNNNNNNNNNNNNNNNNNNNNNNNNNNNNNNNNNNNNNNNNNNNNNNNNNNNNNNNNNNNNNNNNNNNNNNNNNNNNNNNNNNNNNNNNNNNNNNNNNNNNNNNNNNNNNNNNNNNNNNNNNNNNNNNNNNNNNNNNNNNNNNNNNNNNNNNNNNNNNNNNNNNNNNNNNNNNNNNNNNNNNNNNNNNNNNNNNNNNNNNNNNNNNNNNNNNNNNNNNNNNNNNNNNNNNNNNNNNNNNNNNNNNNNNNNNNNNNNNNNNNNNNNNNNNNNNNNNNNNNNNNNNNNNNNNNNNNNNNNNNNNNNNNNNNNNNNNNNNNNNNNNNNNNNNNNNNNNNNNNNNNNNNNNNNNNNNNNNNNNNNNNNNNNNNNNNNNNNNNNNNNNNNNNNNNNNNNNNNNNNNNNNNNNNNNNNNNNNNNNNNNNNNNNNNNNNNNNNNNNNNNNNNNNNNNNNNNNNNNNNNNNNNNNNNNNNNNNNNNNNNNNNNNNNNNNNNNNNNNNNNNNNNNNNNNNNNNNNNNNNNNNNNNNNNNNNNNNNNNNNNNNNNNNNNNNNNNNNNNNNNNNNNNNNNNNNNNNNNNNNNNNNNNNNNNNNNNNNNNNNNNNNNNNNNNNNNNNNNNNNNNNNNNNNNNNNNNNNNNNNNNNNNNNNNNNNNNNNNNNNNNNNNNNNNNNNNNNNNNNNNNNNNNNNNNNNNNNNNNNNNNNNNNNNNNNNNNNNNNNNNNNNNNNNNNNNNNNNNNNNNNNNNNNNNNNNNNNNNNNNNNNNNNNNNNNNNNNNNNNNNNNNNNNNNNNNNNNNNNNNNNNNNNNNNNNNNN
Proteins encoded:
- the LOC103474593 gene encoding OX-2 membrane glycoprotein-like, with translation MEHIPPVPILFLLLGIFNKGLAAVIQTQQTVLAAVGEDAPLSCQLLETKDVQQVTWQKVLEKTERNIGSYSQYFGETVNDGFKDKVQFTEAGLQKNSIVIRNVTEDDAGCYLCLFNTYPDGALTAATCLTVYELHGPFINIRNSPPWSVVTCSDTGQSAPMVTLTVLHQNLSFSHYNTSREINTNGTVTVTTTALLSALSSTQVGCSVSVDSAALRERLVTVPGLKKMPDYEFKKQSNLRPDESQEAKDLKIPLILGIVAGIVLTCCGVAIIALWRHKNVKNRDDENNKTSPRQEPMGRNMTPLMKLTNEVKQRLSTKKSPESNNLKTLPSAAKKLIFCR